Proteins encoded in a region of the Burkholderia ubonensis subsp. mesacidophila genome:
- the iscU gene encoding Fe-S cluster assembly scaffold IscU: MSYSNKVLDHYENPRNVGSFAKDDDAVGTGMVGAPACGDVMKLQIRVGADGVIEDAKFKTYGCGSAIASSSLVTEWVKGKTLDEALSIKNTQIAEELALPPVKIHCSILAEDAIKAAVADYKKRHDVNEGDQAAA; this comes from the coding sequence ATGTCTTACAGCAACAAGGTTCTGGATCACTACGAAAACCCGCGCAACGTCGGTTCGTTCGCGAAGGACGACGACGCGGTTGGCACCGGCATGGTGGGCGCGCCGGCCTGCGGCGACGTGATGAAGCTGCAGATTCGCGTGGGCGCGGACGGCGTGATCGAAGACGCAAAGTTCAAGACCTACGGTTGCGGCTCGGCGATCGCGTCGAGCTCGCTCGTGACCGAATGGGTGAAGGGCAAGACGCTCGACGAGGCGCTTTCGATCAAGAACACGCAGATCGCCGAGGAACTGGCGCTGCCGCCGGTGAAGATTCACTGTTCGATCCTCGCGGAAGACGCGATCAAGGCGGCCGTGGCCGACTACAAGAAGCGTCACGACGTCAATGAAGGCGATCAGGCAGCCGCCTGA
- a CDS encoding (Fe-S)-binding protein, whose product MRVGLFVTCLVDLMRPEIGFSALKLIRDAGFEVIVPPAQTCCGQPAYNSGDRALARDLAEKTLREFEQFDYVVAPSGSCGGMIRTHYGDLFRDDPELMGRYSRFQQKVYELTDFLANVAKVTLERGEFAGPVTYHDSCSGLRELGVKAQPRALLAQRGVAVTEMKDCEHCCGFGGTFAVKYGDISTAIADEKCANVRASGAGAVVLGDLGCMLNIEGRLRRTGDRDTRVLHIAQVLAGDV is encoded by the coding sequence ATGCGAGTCGGTTTGTTCGTGACCTGTCTGGTCGATCTGATGCGTCCCGAAATCGGTTTTTCCGCGCTCAAGCTGATCCGCGATGCGGGCTTCGAGGTGATCGTGCCGCCCGCGCAAACCTGCTGCGGACAGCCGGCCTACAACTCCGGCGACCGCGCGCTCGCGCGCGATCTCGCCGAGAAGACGCTGCGCGAGTTCGAGCAGTTCGACTACGTCGTCGCGCCGTCGGGCTCGTGCGGCGGGATGATCCGCACGCACTACGGCGACCTGTTTCGCGACGATCCCGAATTGATGGGGCGCTATTCCCGATTCCAGCAAAAGGTGTATGAACTGACCGACTTCCTCGCGAACGTCGCGAAGGTCACGCTCGAACGCGGCGAATTCGCGGGTCCGGTCACGTACCACGATTCGTGCTCGGGGCTGCGCGAGCTCGGCGTGAAAGCGCAGCCGCGGGCGCTGCTCGCGCAACGCGGCGTGGCGGTCACCGAGATGAAGGACTGCGAGCACTGCTGTGGCTTCGGCGGCACGTTCGCGGTCAAGTACGGCGACATCTCGACGGCGATCGCGGACGAGAAATGCGCGAATGTGCGCGCCTCGGGCGCGGGCGCCGTCGTGCTCGGCGATCTCGGCTGCATGCTGAACATCGAAGGGCGGTTGCGCCGCACCGGCGACCGCGACACGCGCGTGCTGCACATCGCGCAGGTGCTGGCGGGCGACGTCTGA
- a CDS encoding low molecular weight protein-tyrosine-phosphatase: MTRVAICFVCLGNICRSPTAEGVMRHQVEAAGLADRIDVDSAGTGDWHVGEPPDARAQAAARTRGYDLSALRARQVSAADFERFDLLLAMDEANLAELHRRCPAQYRDKVRLLMEFAAGATASEVADPYFGGAQGFEQVLDQCEAACRGLLDTLRQRAPR; encoded by the coding sequence ATGACCCGCGTTGCGATCTGTTTCGTCTGTCTCGGCAACATCTGCCGTTCCCCGACCGCCGAGGGCGTGATGCGCCATCAGGTGGAAGCTGCCGGGCTGGCGGACCGGATCGATGTCGATTCGGCCGGCACCGGCGACTGGCACGTCGGCGAGCCGCCCGACGCCCGCGCCCAGGCGGCAGCGCGTACGCGCGGCTACGACCTGTCGGCGCTGCGCGCGCGGCAGGTGAGCGCAGCCGATTTCGAGCGCTTCGACCTGCTGCTGGCGATGGACGAGGCCAATCTCGCGGAATTGCACCGGCGCTGTCCCGCGCAGTATCGCGACAAGGTGCGGCTGCTGATGGAATTCGCGGCCGGCGCGACGGCGTCCGAGGTCGCCGACCCTTATTTCGGCGGCGCGCAGGGCTTCGAGCAGGTGCTCGACCAGTGCGAGGCCGCGTGCCGCGGCCTGCTGGACACGCTGCGCCAGCGCGCGCCGCGCTGA
- the iscX gene encoding Fe-S cluster assembly protein IscX, protein MKWTDSREIAIALADKHPDIDPQRINFVDLRQWVLELDGFDDDPKHSGEKILEAIQAHWIDESDFDEDD, encoded by the coding sequence ATGAAATGGACCGATTCGCGCGAGATTGCCATTGCGCTGGCGGACAAGCATCCGGACATCGATCCGCAGCGGATCAATTTCGTCGACCTGCGCCAGTGGGTGCTCGAACTCGACGGCTTCGACGACGATCCGAAGCATTCCGGCGAGAAGATCCTCGAAGCGATCCAGGCGCACTGGATCGACGAATCCGACTTCGACGAAGACGACTAA
- the iscA gene encoding iron-sulfur cluster assembly protein IscA, which produces MAITLTEKAAQHVQKYLVRRGKGVGLRLGVRTTGCSGLAYKLEYVDELAPEDQVFESHGVKVVVDPKSLAYIDGTELDFAREGLNEGFKFNNPNVKDECGCGESFRV; this is translated from the coding sequence ATGGCAATTACACTGACCGAAAAAGCAGCACAGCACGTCCAGAAATACCTCGTCCGTCGCGGCAAGGGTGTGGGCCTGCGGCTTGGCGTTCGCACGACCGGGTGCTCGGGGCTCGCGTACAAGCTCGAGTATGTCGACGAGCTGGCTCCCGAGGATCAGGTGTTCGAAAGCCATGGCGTGAAGGTCGTCGTCGACCCGAAGAGCCTTGCGTACATCGACGGCACCGAACTCGATTTCGCGCGCGAGGGCCTGAACGAAGGGTTCAAGTTCAACAACCCGAACGTGAAGGACGAGTGCGGCTGCGGCGAATCGTTCCGCGTGTGA
- the hscA gene encoding Fe-S protein assembly chaperone HscA, protein MALLQISEPGMAPAPHQRRLAVGIDLGTTNSLVAAVRNSVPEVLPDEAGRALLPSVVRYLEKGGRRIGHEAKEQAATDPRNTIVSVKRFMGRGKAEVEGAANAPYEFVDAPGMVQIRTVDGVKSPVEVSAEILATLRYRAEDTLGDELVGAVITVPAYFDDAQRQATKDAARLAGLNVLRLLNEPTAAAIAYGLDNAAEGLYAVYDLGGGTFDLSILKLTKGVFEVLAAGGDSALGGDDFDHALFGHVLAQAGIDANTLAPEDVRLLLDRVRLLKEALSAAPDAVLDVTLSTGAHLVQTVTHDTFAALVEPLVQRTLTPTRKALRDAQVTPADIKGVVLVGGATRMPVIRDAVAKHFGQPPLVNLDPDQVVALGAAIQADLLAGNRGGGDDWLLLDVIPLSLGVETMGGLVEKIIPRNSTIPIARAQEFTTFKDGQTAMAIHVVQGERELVADCRSLARFELRGIPPMTAGAARIRVTYQVDADGLLSVFAREQHSGVEASVVVKPSYGLADDDIAKMLEESFKTAEIDMRARALREAQVEAERMIEATDAALAADGELLDAAERAEVGALVAALRTVAQGDETDAIEAATKALADGTDEFAARRMDKSIKRALAGRRLDEI, encoded by the coding sequence ATGGCTTTACTGCAAATTTCCGAACCGGGTATGGCGCCGGCGCCGCACCAGCGGCGGCTCGCCGTCGGGATCGATCTCGGCACGACGAATTCGCTCGTCGCGGCCGTGCGCAACAGCGTGCCCGAAGTGCTGCCGGACGAAGCGGGCCGCGCGCTGCTGCCGTCGGTGGTGCGTTACCTCGAGAAGGGCGGCCGCCGCATCGGCCACGAGGCGAAGGAACAGGCCGCGACCGACCCGCGCAACACGATCGTGTCGGTCAAGCGCTTCATGGGCCGCGGCAAGGCCGAAGTCGAAGGCGCGGCGAACGCGCCGTACGAATTCGTCGACGCGCCGGGCATGGTGCAGATCCGCACCGTCGACGGCGTGAAGAGCCCGGTCGAGGTGTCGGCCGAGATTCTCGCGACGCTGCGCTATCGCGCGGAAGATACGCTCGGCGACGAGTTGGTCGGGGCGGTGATCACGGTGCCCGCATACTTCGACGACGCGCAGCGCCAGGCAACCAAGGACGCCGCGCGTCTCGCGGGCCTGAACGTGCTGCGCCTGCTGAACGAACCGACCGCGGCGGCGATTGCCTACGGTCTCGACAATGCTGCCGAAGGCCTGTACGCGGTCTACGATCTCGGCGGCGGCACGTTCGACCTGTCGATCCTGAAGCTGACGAAGGGCGTGTTCGAAGTGCTCGCCGCGGGCGGCGATTCCGCGCTCGGCGGTGACGATTTCGATCACGCGCTGTTCGGCCATGTGCTCGCGCAAGCCGGGATCGACGCGAACACGCTTGCGCCCGAGGACGTGCGCCTGCTGCTCGACCGCGTGCGGCTGCTCAAGGAAGCGCTGTCGGCGGCTCCGGATGCGGTGCTCGACGTGACGCTGTCGACCGGCGCGCACCTTGTGCAGACGGTCACGCACGATACCTTCGCTGCGCTGGTCGAGCCGCTCGTGCAGCGCACGCTGACGCCGACCCGCAAGGCGCTGCGCGACGCGCAGGTGACGCCGGCCGACATCAAGGGCGTGGTGCTCGTCGGCGGTGCGACGCGCATGCCGGTGATCCGCGACGCGGTCGCGAAGCATTTCGGCCAGCCGCCGCTCGTGAACCTCGATCCGGATCAGGTCGTCGCGCTCGGCGCGGCGATCCAGGCCGACCTGCTCGCCGGCAATCGCGGCGGCGGCGACGACTGGCTGCTGCTCGACGTGATTCCGCTGTCGCTCGGCGTCGAGACGATGGGCGGTCTCGTCGAGAAGATCATCCCGCGCAATTCGACGATCCCGATCGCGCGCGCGCAGGAATTCACGACCTTCAAGGACGGCCAGACCGCAATGGCGATCCACGTCGTGCAGGGCGAGCGCGAGCTCGTCGCCGACTGCCGGTCGCTCGCGCGTTTCGAGCTGCGCGGCATTCCGCCGATGACGGCCGGCGCGGCGCGGATTCGCGTGACCTATCAGGTCGACGCGGACGGCCTGCTGTCGGTGTTCGCGCGCGAACAGCATTCGGGCGTCGAGGCGTCGGTCGTCGTGAAGCCGTCGTACGGCCTCGCCGACGACGACATCGCGAAGATGCTCGAAGAGAGCTTCAAGACCGCCGAGATCGACATGCGGGCGCGCGCGTTGCGCGAGGCGCAGGTCGAAGCCGAGCGGATGATCGAGGCGACGGACGCCGCGCTCGCGGCCGACGGCGAGCTGCTCGACGCCGCGGAGCGCGCGGAAGTCGGTGCGCTCGTCGCGGCGCTGCGCACGGTTGCGCAGGGCGACGAGACCGACGCGATCGAGGCGGCGACCAAGGCGCTGGCCGACGGCACCGACGAATTCGCCGCGCGCCGGATGGACAAGAGCATCAAGCGCGCGCTGGCGGGCCGCCGGCTCGACGAGATCTGA
- a CDS encoding glycine zipper 2TM domain-containing protein, whose translation MDNQNQTTPQKQRLHPLVATAAGAVIIASLAATAAVTGLFPKATSGDAQNGQTQAALIASQPPVDTAAAASAARAAQAQQLAAEQAAQQQAPVAQAQPQPAPRPAPTHHRRHTSTAPQPPEYAQQGGGNAQPSSSYCQTCGTVVAINQMRTPGQSTGIGAVGGAAAGGLLGNQFGRGNGRTAMTLLGALGGGLAGNQVEKQVRSETDYQVQVQMQNGTTRTFTYHTPPPFGQGQRVRIENGTLVGA comes from the coding sequence ATGGACAACCAGAACCAGACCACGCCTCAAAAACAACGCCTTCACCCGCTCGTCGCGACCGCGGCGGGCGCCGTCATCATCGCGAGCCTCGCGGCCACGGCGGCCGTTACCGGCCTGTTCCCGAAAGCCACCAGCGGCGATGCGCAGAACGGCCAGACCCAGGCGGCGCTGATCGCGTCGCAGCCGCCCGTCGATACCGCGGCGGCAGCCAGCGCGGCGCGCGCTGCGCAAGCGCAGCAGCTCGCGGCCGAGCAAGCCGCGCAACAGCAGGCGCCGGTCGCCCAGGCCCAGCCGCAACCGGCTCCGCGCCCGGCGCCGACGCACCACCGCCGCCATACGTCGACGGCGCCGCAGCCGCCTGAGTACGCGCAGCAGGGCGGCGGCAACGCGCAGCCGTCTTCGTCCTACTGCCAGACCTGCGGCACGGTCGTCGCGATCAACCAGATGCGCACGCCGGGCCAGAGCACGGGCATCGGCGCAGTCGGCGGCGCGGCGGCGGGCGGCCTGCTCGGCAACCAGTTCGGCCGGGGCAACGGCCGTACCGCGATGACGCTGCTCGGCGCACTCGGCGGCGGCCTCGCGGGCAACCAGGTCGAGAAGCAGGTCCGCAGCGAAACCGACTACCAGGTGCAGGTGCAGATGCAGAACGGCACGACCCGCACGTTCACGTACCACACCCCGCCGCCGTTCGGCCAAGGCCAGCGCGTGCGGATCGAGAACGGTACGCTGGTCGGCGCGTAA
- a CDS encoding IclR family transcriptional regulator codes for MTNPTPDSKTSIQVIERMMRLLDALAAHSDPVSLKELAQRTELHPSTAHRILNDMVTCRLVDRSDPGTYRLGMRLLELGNLVKARLSVRDAALMPMRELHRLTGQTVNLSVRQGDEIVYIERAYSERSGMQVVRAIGGRAPLHLTSVGKLFLAADETTRVRAYATRTGLAGHTQNSITDITKLERELTIVRQQSCARDNEELELGVRCIAAGIYDDSGKLVAGLSLSAPADRLQDAWLGQLSRTALTISESLGYRPENAKELDGLQRQA; via the coding sequence ATGACCAACCCGACCCCGGATTCCAAAACGTCGATCCAGGTGATCGAACGCATGATGCGGCTGCTGGACGCGCTCGCCGCGCACAGCGACCCCGTCAGCCTGAAAGAACTGGCGCAGCGCACCGAGCTGCATCCGTCGACCGCGCACCGTATCCTCAACGACATGGTGACCTGCCGGCTGGTCGACCGCTCCGATCCGGGCACGTACCGTCTCGGGATGCGGCTGCTCGAGCTCGGCAACCTCGTGAAGGCGCGCCTGTCGGTGCGCGACGCGGCGCTGATGCCGATGCGCGAGCTGCACCGCCTCACCGGGCAGACGGTGAACCTGTCGGTGCGTCAAGGCGACGAGATCGTCTACATCGAGCGGGCCTATTCGGAGCGCTCCGGGATGCAGGTCGTGCGCGCGATCGGCGGACGCGCGCCGCTGCACCTGACGTCGGTCGGCAAGCTGTTCCTCGCGGCCGACGAAACGACGCGGGTGCGCGCGTATGCGACGCGCACGGGGCTCGCCGGCCACACGCAGAACAGCATCACGGACATCACGAAGCTCGAGCGTGAACTGACGATCGTGCGCCAGCAATCGTGCGCACGCGACAACGAGGAGCTGGAGCTGGGCGTGCGCTGCATCGCGGCGGGCATTTACGACGACTCGGGCAAGCTCGTCGCGGGGCTGTCGCTGTCGGCGCCGGCCGATCGCCTGCAGGACGCGTGGCTCGGCCAGCTGAGCCGCACCGCGCTGACCATCTCGGAATCGCTCGGCTACCGGCCGGAAAACGCGAAGGAACTGGACGGCCTGCAGCGGCAGGCCTGA
- a CDS encoding IscS subfamily cysteine desulfurase, translating into MTQETLHLPIYMDYSATTPVDPRVVDKMVPYLREQFGNPASRSHAYGWDAERAVEEAREQVAALVNADPREIIWTSGATESDNLAIKGAANFYKGKGKHIITVKTEHKAVLDTCRELERDGFEVTYLDVKEDGLVDLDVFKAALRPDTILVSVMHVNNEIGVIQDIETIGEICREKGIVFHVDAAQATGKVEIDLAKLKVDLMSFSAHKTYGPKGIGALYVRRKPRVRIEAQMHGGGHERGMRSGTLPTHQIVGMGEAFRIAREEMATENERVRMLRDKLLRGLSQIEETYVNGDMEHRIPHNLNISFNFVEGESLIMAIKDVAVSSGSACTSASLEPSYVLRALGRNDELAHSSIRFTVGRFTTEQEVDYVVNLLNSKIAKLRELSPLWEMHQEGIDLSTIEWAAH; encoded by the coding sequence ATGACCCAAGAGACTCTCCACCTGCCCATCTACATGGATTACAGCGCGACGACGCCGGTTGATCCGCGCGTGGTCGACAAGATGGTGCCGTACCTGCGCGAGCAGTTCGGCAACCCGGCGTCGCGCAGCCACGCATACGGCTGGGACGCGGAGCGCGCAGTCGAAGAGGCGCGCGAGCAGGTGGCCGCGCTCGTGAACGCCGATCCGCGCGAGATCATCTGGACGTCCGGCGCGACCGAATCGGACAACCTCGCGATCAAGGGCGCCGCGAATTTCTACAAGGGCAAGGGCAAGCACATCATCACGGTGAAGACCGAGCACAAGGCCGTGCTCGACACCTGCCGCGAGCTCGAGCGCGACGGCTTCGAAGTCACCTACCTGGACGTGAAGGAAGACGGCCTGGTCGACCTCGACGTGTTCAAGGCCGCGCTGCGCCCGGACACGATCCTCGTGTCGGTGATGCACGTCAACAACGAGATCGGCGTGATCCAGGACATCGAGACGATCGGCGAGATCTGCCGCGAGAAGGGCATCGTGTTCCACGTCGACGCCGCGCAGGCGACCGGCAAGGTCGAGATCGACCTTGCGAAGCTGAAGGTCGACCTGATGTCGTTCTCCGCGCACAAGACCTACGGCCCGAAGGGCATCGGCGCGCTGTACGTGCGCCGCAAGCCGCGCGTGCGCATCGAAGCGCAGATGCACGGCGGCGGACATGAGCGCGGGATGCGCTCGGGCACGCTGCCGACGCACCAGATCGTCGGCATGGGCGAGGCGTTCCGCATCGCCCGCGAAGAAATGGCGACCGAGAACGAGCGCGTCCGCATGCTGCGCGACAAGCTGCTGCGCGGCCTGTCGCAGATCGAGGAAACGTATGTGAACGGTGACATGGAGCACCGTATCCCGCATAACCTGAACATCAGCTTCAACTTCGTCGAAGGCGAGTCGCTGATCATGGCGATCAAGGACGTCGCGGTGTCGTCGGGCTCCGCGTGCACGTCGGCTTCGCTTGAGCCGTCGTACGTGCTGCGCGCGCTTGGCCGCAACGACGAGCTCGCGCACAGCTCGATCCGCTTCACGGTCGGCCGCTTCACGACGGAGCAGGAGGTGGACTACGTGGTCAATCTGCTGAACAGCAAGATCGCGAAGCTGCGCGAACTGTCGCCGCTTTGGGAAATGCACCAGGAAGGCATCGATCTGTCGACGATCGAATGGGCCGCGCACTGA
- the fdx gene encoding ISC system 2Fe-2S type ferredoxin produces the protein MPQLVVLPHVELCPDGAVIDATPGKSICDNLLDNGIEIEHACEKSCACTTCHVVIREGFNDLEPSEEDEDDLLDKAWGLEPTSRLSCQAIVQEDSDLVVEIPKYSINHAKENH, from the coding sequence ATGCCTCAACTGGTGGTGCTGCCTCACGTCGAACTGTGCCCGGACGGTGCAGTGATCGACGCGACGCCCGGCAAGAGTATCTGCGACAACCTGCTCGACAACGGCATCGAGATCGAGCATGCATGCGAGAAGTCGTGCGCGTGCACGACGTGCCACGTGGTGATCCGCGAGGGCTTCAACGATCTGGAGCCGTCCGAGGAAGACGAGGACGACCTGCTCGACAAGGCGTGGGGTCTCGAGCCGACGTCGCGCCTGTCGTGCCAGGCGATCGTGCAGGAAGATTCGGACCTGGTGGTCGAGATTCCGAAGTACTCGATCAACCACGCGAAGGAAAATCACTGA
- a CDS encoding lactate utilization protein B gives MQVQSMHFKARAGQKLADQRLQQNLKKLSTKFVSARADAMTQIDFPATRAALKARRNRALENLDVWLDAFEREATRRGTTVLFAETTADAARLVADIARRHDVKKVIKTKSMVSEEMRLNEVLGQLGVQSIETDLGEYILQINDNEPPSHIIAPVVHKDKDEIADLFARTHHRERLTEIPDMTREAREVLRPHFLSADMGVTGGNFVIAETGSVALVTNEGNEGMCTVMPRVHVAVTGIEKVLPTLEDLATAMRLLPRSATGQKTSNYFSLLTGPRGPGDEDGPEHMYVVLVDGGRTGLIGGEFQEMLRCIRCGACMNHCPVYQKVGGHTYGWVYPGPMGSVLTPSYVGLDRALDLPQAATLCGECDSVCPVGIPLSHLLRTLREKQVERHLRPWRERAALAAWGFVARRPTLYALTTKLAVRILERLGGRGGMLRRLPMMGGWMATRDLPVPTGRTFRELYAASRSHLG, from the coding sequence ATGCAAGTTCAATCGATGCATTTCAAGGCGCGCGCCGGCCAGAAGCTGGCCGACCAGCGCCTGCAGCAGAACCTGAAGAAGCTGTCGACGAAGTTCGTGTCCGCGCGGGCCGACGCGATGACGCAGATCGACTTCCCGGCGACGCGCGCGGCGCTCAAGGCGCGCCGCAATCGCGCGCTCGAGAACCTCGACGTGTGGCTCGATGCGTTCGAACGGGAGGCGACGCGGCGCGGCACGACGGTGCTGTTCGCGGAAACGACGGCCGACGCGGCGCGCCTCGTCGCCGACATCGCGCGCCGTCACGACGTGAAGAAGGTCATCAAGACCAAGTCGATGGTGTCCGAGGAAATGCGCTTGAACGAGGTGCTCGGCCAGCTGGGCGTGCAGTCGATCGAGACGGATCTCGGCGAGTACATCCTGCAGATCAACGACAACGAGCCGCCGAGCCACATCATCGCGCCCGTCGTGCACAAGGACAAGGACGAGATCGCCGACCTGTTCGCGCGCACCCATCACCGCGAGCGCCTGACCGAGATTCCCGACATGACGCGCGAGGCGCGCGAGGTGCTGCGTCCGCATTTCCTGTCGGCCGACATGGGCGTGACGGGCGGCAACTTCGTGATTGCCGAGACGGGCTCGGTCGCGCTCGTCACGAACGAGGGCAACGAGGGGATGTGCACGGTGATGCCGCGCGTGCACGTCGCCGTGACCGGCATCGAGAAGGTGCTGCCGACGCTCGAGGATCTCGCGACCGCGATGCGCCTGCTGCCGCGCTCGGCGACCGGTCAGAAGACGTCGAACTATTTCTCGCTGCTGACCGGGCCGCGCGGGCCGGGCGACGAGGACGGTCCGGAGCACATGTACGTGGTGCTCGTCGACGGCGGCCGCACCGGCCTCATCGGCGGCGAATTCCAGGAGATGCTGCGCTGCATTCGCTGCGGCGCTTGCATGAACCATTGCCCGGTGTATCAGAAGGTCGGCGGCCACACCTATGGCTGGGTCTATCCGGGGCCGATGGGGTCGGTGCTGACGCCGAGCTATGTCGGCCTCGACCGCGCGCTCGACCTGCCGCAGGCGGCGACGCTGTGCGGCGAGTGCGACAGCGTCTGCCCGGTGGGTATCCCGCTGTCGCACCTGCTGCGCACGCTGCGCGAGAAGCAGGTCGAGCGCCATCTGCGGCCGTGGCGCGAGCGCGCGGCGCTGGCCGCGTGGGGCTTCGTCGCGCGCCGCCCGACGCTCTATGCGCTGACGACGAAACTTGCAGTGCGCATCCTCGAGCGGCTCGGCGGCAGGGGCGGCATGCTGCGGCGCCTGCCGATGATGGGTGGCTGGATGGCGACACGCGACCTGCCGGTGCCGACCGGGCGCACGTTCCGCGAACTGTACGCCGCGTCGCGCAGCCATCTCGGCTGA
- the hscB gene encoding Fe-S protein assembly co-chaperone HscB: protein MVSLKDSHFDLFHLPAQFALDDAALDAAYRTVQTQVHPDRFAAAGDAQKRIAMQWATRANEAYRTLRDPLKRATYLLSLRDVDIGAENNTAMEPAFLMQQMEWREGIEDAAAARNVDALDALLAELRDEKRVRFERLGTLLDSGADQAAAEAVRQLMFIERVASEVGAQIERLET from the coding sequence ATGGTCTCGCTGAAAGACAGCCACTTCGACCTGTTTCACCTGCCGGCGCAGTTCGCGCTCGATGACGCGGCGCTCGACGCCGCTTACCGGACCGTGCAGACGCAGGTGCATCCCGACCGCTTCGCGGCGGCCGGCGACGCGCAAAAGCGCATCGCGATGCAGTGGGCGACGCGGGCGAACGAGGCATACCGGACGCTGCGCGATCCGCTGAAACGCGCCACCTACCTGCTGTCGCTGCGCGATGTGGATATCGGCGCGGAAAACAATACCGCGATGGAACCGGCGTTCCTGATGCAGCAGATGGAGTGGCGCGAAGGCATCGAGGATGCCGCGGCCGCCCGCAACGTCGACGCGCTTGATGCGCTGCTCGCCGAGCTGCGCGACGAGAAGCGCGTGCGCTTCGAGCGCCTCGGCACGCTGCTCGACAGCGGCGCCGACCAGGCCGCCGCCGAGGCCGTGCGCCAGCTGATGTTCATCGAGCGGGTCGCGTCGGAAGTGGGCGCGCAGATCGAGCGTCTCGAAACTTAA
- the iscR gene encoding Fe-S cluster assembly transcriptional regulator IscR, whose amino-acid sequence MRLTTKGRFAVTAMIDLALRQEQGPVTLAGISQRQRISLSYLEQLFGKLRRHEIVESVRGPGGGYNLARRAQDVTVADIIIAVDEPLDATQCGGKGTCDGSKQPDGHCMTHELWATLNQKMVEYLDSVSLQDLVDQQRTREGAPAVLRDRRAPEPVAAPAEPVRTMPLGPNSVFNIASS is encoded by the coding sequence ATGAGACTCACCACCAAAGGCCGTTTCGCCGTCACGGCGATGATTGACTTGGCACTGCGCCAGGAGCAGGGCCCGGTGACGCTTGCAGGCATCAGCCAGCGCCAGCGGATTTCGCTCTCGTACCTCGAACAGCTGTTCGGCAAGCTGCGCAGACACGAAATTGTCGAGTCCGTGCGCGGACCGGGCGGCGGCTACAACCTCGCGCGCCGCGCACAGGACGTCACCGTCGCCGACATCATCATCGCGGTCGACGAACCGCTCGATGCCACGCAGTGCGGCGGCAAGGGCACGTGCGACGGCTCGAAGCAGCCCGACGGCCACTGCATGACGCACGAGCTGTGGGCGACGCTGAACCAGAAAATGGTCGAATACCTCGATTCGGTCTCGCTGCAGGATCTCGTCGATCAGCAGCGCACGCGCGAGGGCGCGCCCGCGGTGCTGCGCGACCGGCGCGCGCCGGAGCCCGTCGCCGCGCCCGCCGAGCCGGTGCGCACGATGCCGCTCGGCCCGAATTCGGTGTTCAACATCGCGAGTTCGTGA